A portion of the Podospora pseudoanserina strain CBS 124.78 chromosome 2, whole genome shotgun sequence genome contains these proteins:
- a CDS encoding hypothetical protein (EggNog:ENOG503Q1WM; COG:S; CAZy:AA11; antiSMASH:Cluster_5) yields MMPQLLYPGLTSLLFLLFALQISAHMMISSPPPLGSSSNPNLRSSDIDYNLKDPLSPSGLTYPCGPNFDLYSVSPQGNPVETWAAGSSQSFTLDGGASHNGGSCQASLSIDGGKSFKVLRSYEGGCPLKGNYQFSIPADVPATKKAVFAWTWFNQIGNREMYMNCAVVDITPGSGGKGGWAKKPEVFKANIGNGCTTVERFDVEFPNPGDDVARGGEGNFASPVGDCGTVNRGADSGAGEGSDSPPAGDSPGSSTTDPTRPSQPNSGAVPTTSACGTKTVTAKPEGTMVFTRTFTVTW; encoded by the exons ATGATGCCCCAGCTCCTCTACCCAGGCCTcaccagcctcctcttcctcctctttgccCTTCAGATCTCAGCCCACATGATGatctcctcaccaccacccctcggCTCATCAAGCAACCCTAACCTCCGCTCTTCCGATATCGATTACAACCTGAAggaccccctctccccatccggCCTAACCTACCCCTGCGGCCCAAATTTCGACCTCTACTCCGTCTCCCCACAAGGCAACCCCGTCGAAACTTGGGCGGCTGGTTCCAGCCAATCCTTCACCCTGGACGGCGGCGCCTCCCACAACGGCGGTTCCTGCCaggcctccctctccatcgaCGGTGGTAAATCGTTCAAAGTCCTTCGCAGCTACGAAGGCGGCTGCCCACTCAAAGGGAACTACCAGTTCAGCATCCCAGCTGACGTTCCGGCAACAAAGAAAGCGGTCTTTGCGTGGACCTGGTTCAACCAGATTGGGAATAGGGAGATGTACATGAACTGCGCCGTTGTCGACATCACACCCGGGTCAGGCGGAAAAGGCGGATGGGCCAAGAAGCCAGAGGTGTTCAAGGCAAATATTGGGAACGGGTGTACCACGGTCGAGAGATTCGACGTCGAGTTTCCCAACCCGGGGGATGATGTTGCtaggggtggggaagggaaTTTTGCGAGCCCGGTGGGGGATTGTGGGACGGTGAATCGGGGGGCGGACTCAGGTGCGGGAGAAGGCAGTG ACTCGCCGCCAGCAGGGGATTCGCCTGGCTCTAGCACAACTGATCCGACTAGGCCATCTCAGCCCAACTCAGGAG CGGTACCTACTACCTCTGCTTGTGGCACAAAAACCGTCACGGCGAAGCCAGAGGGGACAATGGTCTTCACGCGGACATTCACCGTCACTTGGTGA
- a CDS encoding hypothetical protein (EggNog:ENOG503Q4X9; antiSMASH:Cluster_5; COG:Q) — protein MTRADKLAGKKIAVIGGSSGIGYGAAEILLSAGAHITIISSTQEKVDRALSQLSSTVGGNVQGRVGNVRDEAAFTELLLSLAPLDHVIFSSVDKIIRGSLAEANLSDAAGLFGVKFWGSFVVAKAIAKHDIILPGGSLTLTSGAAALRPKKGATIGGALNGGLITATISLADELSGKRIRVNTVVPGLVKTPLLGKLGNSEEQQREIYEQAAGRLSVGFVASPEDVAEAYLYAVRADYANGSTIVIGEFHYLLSWFEMSEGVSNGFVIQMAVVLFDWG, from the exons CATCGGCTACGGAGCAGCAGAgatcctcctctccgccggcGCCCACATAACCATCATATCATCCACCCAAGAAAAAGTCGACCGTGCCCTTTCCCAACTATCATCTACCGTTGGGGGCAACGTCCAAGGCAGAGTCGGCAACGTCCGCGACGAAGCCGCCTTCACTGAACtgcttctctctcttgccCCCCTGGATCATGTCATCTTCTCCAGCGTCGATAAAATTATTCGTGGTAGCCTGGCCGAAGCTAACCTCTCCGACGCGGCGGGGTTGTTCGGGGTGAAGTTTTGGGGGAGCTTTGTTGTTGCAAAGG CCATCGCAAAAcacgacatcatcctccctgGCGGCTCACTCACCCTCACCTctggcgctgctgctctACGTCCTAAGAAGGGAGCGACGATTGGGGGGGCGCTGAATGGGGGGTTGATTACCGCTACTATTTCTCTTGCTGATGAGCTTTCGGGGAAGAGGATCAGGGTGAATACTGTTGTCCCGGGGTTAGTCAAGACACCGCTTTTGGGGAAATTGGGGAATAgtgaggagcagcagagggaGATTTATGAGCAGGCGGCTGGGAGGTTGAGTGTGGGGTTTGTTGCTAGTCCGGAAGATGTTGCGGAGGCGTATCTTTATGCTGTGAGGGCGGATTATGCTAATGGGTCGACGATTGTTATTGGTGAGTTCCACTACCTATTGAGTTGGTTTGAAATGTCAGAGGGGGTTTCTAATGGCTTTGTGATACAGATGGCGGTAGTTCTTTTTGATTGGGGGTAG
- a CDS encoding hypothetical protein (COG:U; antiSMASH:Cluster_5; EggNog:ENOG503P53A): protein MASEEPPNPMAESGVTIRSDSEQYSSPEELSTSPPSSSSPAVILYQPPTFWSILRGAAINLFLPFVNGMMLGFGELFAHEAAFRLGWSNTRIFPLTRRQAHPIGPGIEAVEKPRRRELDDLTSLE from the exons ATGGCTTCTGAAgaacccccaaatcccatGGCCGAGTCCGGTGTCACGATCCGCTCCGACAGCGAGCAGTATTCCTCCCCAGAGGAGCTGTCTAcgtcaccaccctcgtcgtcgtccccCGCCGTCATCCTCTACCAGCCCCCCACCTTCTGGTCTATCCTCCGCGGTGCTGCCATCAACCTGTTTCTTCCTTTCGTTAATGGCATGATGCTTGGGTTTGGCGAGCTGTTTGCTCATGAGGCGGCTTTCAGGTTGGGATGGAGCAACACAAGG ATATTCCCTCTTACTAGAAGACAAGCGCATCCGATTGGGCCAGGTATCGAAGCGGTCGAGAAGCCGAGGCGGAGGGAACTTGACGACCTGACGAGCTTGGAGTGA
- the SHP1 gene encoding protein phosphatase regulator (BUSCO:EOG0926423H; EggNog:ENOG503NW1D; antiSMASH:Cluster_5; COG:Y): protein MADQDHDTLISNFCDLTGASADQATEYLTATNWDVNTAAAAFYGDLDENEQGPSSTGAATATTTDAEYTGPRTLDGRPAPEYAGTSSSTSKKPVKRRGLATLSSIGGGRNQEDDDDDDDESDDDNRRGPRDLFAGGEKSGLAVQDPAQRSSDPRKLINDIVAKARANATESNPASSPAAGPSSSRFSGSGQTLGGDGVESRTIPSSRAAGAVPEGPAQERILHIWRDGFSIDDGELRRFDDPQNRSDLDMIRNGRAPIHLMNVRMDQRVDVKLQQHDENYRPLPKIYRPFGGEGRRLGSPVPGEVTPTLSPPAATTTQPQASQALSTGVDESQPTLMLRIQLPDGTRMPARFNPTQTVGDVYNFIGRSSSSLSARPWVLSTTFPNKDHEDKGLVLGDMPEFKKGGAAVVKWK, encoded by the exons ATGGCGGATCAAGACCATGACACGCTGATCAGCAACTTCTGCGACTTGACAGGCGCCTCGGCCGACCAA GCCACAGAATACTTGACAGCGACCAATTGGGATGTCAataccgccgccgccgccttctaCGGCGATCTTGACGAAAACGAGCAAGGCCCCTCTTccaccggcgccgccactgccaccacTACCGACGCCGAGTACACCGGTCCACGAACATTGGATGGCCGACCGGCACCTGAGTATGCTGGTACATCCTCTTCGACCTCAAAGAAGCCCGTCAAGCGTCGCGGCCTCGCGACTCTGAGCTCCATAGGCGGCGGTCGTAaccaagaagacgacgatgacgacgatgacgagagcGATGACGACAACCGCCGGGGACCCAGGGATTTGTTCGCAGGCGGCGAGAAGTCGGGACTTGCTGTTCAAGATCCTGCTCAGCGGTCCAGCGATCCGAGAAAATTGATCAACGATATCGTTGCCAAAGCCAGAGC CAATGCCACCGAGAGTAATCCCGCATCTTCCCCCGCTGCAGGCCCCTCATCGAGTCGCTTCAGTGGCTCTGGTCAGACATTGGGCGGAGATGGCGTAGAGAGTCGCACTATTCCTAGCTCCAGAGCTGCTGGGGCCGTTCCCGAAGGGCCTGCGCAGGAACGGATTCTCCATATCTGGCGTGACGGCTTTAgcattgatgatggggagcttCGTCGTTTTGACGACCCTCAGAACAGGAGCGACTTGGATATGATCCGCAATGGACGGGCGCCAATCCATCTCATGAATGTCCGCATGGACCAACGGGTCGATGTCAAGCTCCAACAACACGACGAGAACTACCGCCCTCTGCCCAAGATCTACCGACCCTTCGGCGGTGAGGGCCGTCGATTGGGTAGCCCTGTGCCCGGTGAGGTAacaccaaccctctcccctccgGCCGCAACTACGACACAGCCTCAGGCCAGCCAGGCCCTGAGCACCGGAGTGGATGAGTCGCAGCCGACCTTGATGCTGCGCATTCAGCTTCCCGACGGAACCCGCATGCCAGCCCGATTCAACCCCACGCAGACAGTCGGCGATGTCTACAACTTCATTGGACGctcgtcttcctcgcttTCAGCCCGTCCGTGGGTTCTCTCCACCACATTCCCCAACAAGGACCACGAAGACAagggcttggtgttgggtgaCATGCCCGAGTTTAAgaagggtggtgctgctgtcgtcAAGTGGAAATAG
- a CDS encoding hypothetical protein (COG:H; antiSMASH:Cluster_5; EggNog:ENOG503P2JY), giving the protein MSAIQKNVEQTSESYSASFTQGHLALPPAKKYLVLTCMDARIDPARAFGIELGDAHVIRNAGASAVDALRSIVISEQLLGTNEIVLVKHTGCGMLTFKNEDAYGIVEKNLGEEAVAELTAKNLDFLPFPELEKAVEDDVAFLKASKLVPDSVTISGWIYEVESGKTRRVV; this is encoded by the exons ATGTCCGCCATCCAAAAGAACGTCGAGCAGACCTCCGAGTCGTACTCTGCCTCTTTTACCCAAGGGCACTTGGCTCTGCCCCCGGCGAAGAAATATCTTGTCTTGACTTGCATGGACGCGAGAATTGACCCGGCGAGGGCGTTTGGGattgagcttggtgatgcGCATGTTATCCGCAAT GCCGGCGCCAGCGCGGTCGACGCCCTCCGCTCCATCGTCATCTCGGAGCAGCTCCTCGGCACGAACGAGATCGTCCTTGTCAAGCACACTGGCTGTGGGATGCTGACGTTCAAGAATGAGGATGCTTATGGGATTGTTGAGAAGAATCTTGG TGAGGAAGCCGTGGCTGAACTCACGGCCAAGAACCTTGACTTTTTGCCTTTCCccgagctggagaaggcggtTGAGGACGATGTGGCTTTTCTGAAGGCGAGCAAGCTTGTGCCTGATAGCGTGACGATTAGTGGGTGGATTTATGAGGTTGAGAgtgggaagacgaggagggttGTTTAA
- a CDS encoding hypothetical protein (EggNog:ENOG503NWMC; COG:U; antiSMASH:Cluster_5), with protein sequence MRRPVLINCGVSATRGGHQPNLCRVRQRNVPKKKVTATFRRRFWSLPRCGNHRDKMLPSRGLLRSSPSLGLARKSSSSRISTRQFGTALRSNGSLPQTPRTVLSGSRIGGPAAFTAVRYASTQPAVAPTPAPAAAAAPVVDPIASPSVLSDIDTTPVSLSGSDLLNMPEQIGFLKNLGLDYGFGPTALMEWILEHTYIYTGLPWWASIGLVSLAIRAVLVKPMFTAAEMAQKLQDLKRDPKYEQLEKEVMSAFQGGQADQYAMLDKRNKMKAMRRAVGYKMLPASVPALVQIPVGFGMFRLIRGMADLPVPSMETGGALWFNDLTVSDPLFILPIVGAGLMIASMRVPLPYMASSQQGTMKIMTMVAAPITLGVSIFLPAGLQLYFAISTFLQFGQQWLTYQNWFRKIIGLRPVVFGGHHRTPIGGAYQAPRTLDTKGTVVPQKETLFESLKSTKAAAQQKLEQWQDNSTHKATFAKAQEYEAKRALEEKERLLARRNRKRARGQEE encoded by the exons ATGCGCCGTCCGGTGTTGATCAATTGTGGGGTCAGTGCGACCAGGGGGGGGCACCAACCGAACCTTTGCCGCGTGCGCCAGCGAAACgtaccaaaaaaaaaagttacaGCGACTTTTAGAAGGCGATTCTGGAGTCTGCCTCGTTGCGGAAACCACCGAGACAAAATGCTCCCAAGTAGAGGTTTACTGAGGTCAAGCCCCTCGCTGGGCCTTGCCAGAAAG TCGTCGTCCTCCCGAATCTCAACACGACAGTTCGGCACCGCTCTGCGCAGCAATGGATCCCTTCCTCAGACTCCTCGCACCGTCCTCTCTGGGAGCAGGATAGGTGGTCCCGCTGCCTTCACAGCCGTGCGGTATGCCTCGACTCAACCGGCCGTcgccccaacccccgcccccgccgctgccgctgctccAGTGGTGGATCCGATCGCGAGCCCTTCTGTCCTGTCGGATatcgacaccacccccgtaTCCCTCTCCGGAAgcgacctcctcaacatgcCTGAGCAAATCGGCTTTCTCAAGAACTTGGGTCTAGACTACGGCTTCGGCCCGACAGCCCTCATGGAATGGATCCTCGAGCACACGTACATCTACACGGGCCTCCCGTGGTGGGCGTCGATCGGTCTTGTCTCGCTTGCCATCAGGGCGGTTCTTGTCAAGCCTATGTTTACGGCTGCGGAAATGGCGCAGAAGCTGCAGGATCTGAAGAGGGATCCCAAGTATgagcagctggagaaggaggtcatGTCGGCTTTTCAGGGGGGCCAGGCGGATCAGTATGCCATGTTGGATAAGAGGAATAAGATGAAGGCGATGAGACGGGCGGTGGGGTACAAGATGCTGCCTGCGAGTGTTCCGGCCTTGGTGCAGATTCCCGTGGGCTTTGGGATGTTTAGGTTGATCAGGGGAATGGCTGATTTGCCGGTGCCGTCGATGGAGACGGGGGGGGCGTTGTGGTTTAATGATTTGACCGTGTCGGATCCGTTGTTTATTTTGCCAATTGTGGGTGCTGGGTTGATGATTGCTAGTATGAGG GTACCACTCCCGTACATGGCCTCTTCGCAGCAAGGAACCATGAAGATCATGACCATGGTCGCAGCGCCAATCACCCTCGGTGTGAGCATTTTCTTGCCCGCCGGTCTCCAACTCTACTTTGCGATCTCTACTTTCCTGCAGTTTGGACAGCAGTGGCTCACGTATCAGAACTGGTTCCGCAAGATAATCGGTTTGAGACCAGTGGTCTTTGGGGGCCACCATAGGACCCCTATTGGCGGAGCGTACCAGGCCCCGAGAACTCTGGATACCAAGGGGACCGTGGTGCCACAAAAGGAGACCCTTTTTGAGAGCTTGAAGTCGACCAAGGCGGCTGCGCAGCAGAAGCTTGAGCAATGGCAGGATAACTCTACTCACAAGGCTACGTTTGCCAAGGCGCAGGAGTATGAGGCGAAGAGGGctctggaggagaaggaaaggctgttggcgaggaggaataGGAAAAGGGCGAGGGGCCAGGAGGAATGA
- the GTR1 gene encoding GTP-binding protein gtr1 (EggNog:ENOG503NWKP; COG:U; antiSMASH:Cluster_5; BUSCO:EOG09264IV9): MSGLETTTGGGGTAGVTDGSSGGGGIPKTQTQLKKVKKQKVLLMGKSGSGKSSMRSIIFSNYLARDTRRLGATIDIDLSHVKFLGNLTLNLWDCGGQEAFMENYLSQQRAHVFSNVGVLIYIFDIESRDVERDLATYVNIISALVQYSREAQIFVLIHKMDLIPPQMREEVFVQRAALVRKKTSEAVAIIRKGSLAQHSPSPTALTPTHPADDLEPEMQLFATSIWDQSLYKAWASIIHDLVPNLAVIEAQLASLGVAIEADEILLFERTSFLVVSKWASHEGDKNPYGDRFERMSNILKSWKHTCSKFTGTPRNAEQFSEFEYKMGSHFSMFVTKFTANTYILVCMPPGEARFNSAKLNVTAARSWFRFLDGPGPGAAAPAAAVPAAAVPGGGPVQQSPYRAVAGSYYPGA, translated from the exons ATGTCAGGCCTGGAGACGACAACAGGGGGCGGTGGCACCGCGGGGGTGACAGATGGCTCatcagggggagggggaattcCAAAAACACAAACTCAACTCAAAAAAgtcaagaagcaaaaggtcCTCCTCATGGGCAAAAGCGGCTCCGGAAAATCCAGTATGAGAAgcatcatcttctccaaTTACCTCGCCCGCGATACCCGCCGATT AGGCGCAACAATAGACATCGACCTCTCCCACGTCAAAttcctcggcaacctcaccctcaacctctgGGACTGCGGCGGGCAAGAAGCCTTTATGGAAAACTACCTTTCCCAGCAGCGCGCCCACGTCTTCTCCAACGTCGGCGTCCTCATCTACATCTTCGACATTGAATCCCGAGACGTAGAGCGCGACCTCGCAACCTacgtcaacatcatctcgGCACTGGTCCAATACTCCCGCGAAGCCCAAATCTTTGTCCTAATCCACAAAATGgacctcatccccccccaaatGAGAGAAGAAGTCTTCGTCCAACGAGCCGCCCTCGTCCGGAAAAAAACCTCGGAGGCGGTCGCGATAATCAGAAAAggctccctcgcccaacactccccctccccaaccgcccTCACCCCTACCCACCCAGCCGACGACCTCGAGCCAGAAATGCAGCTCTTTGCAACCTCCATCTGGGACCAGTCCCTCTACAAGGCCTGGGCGTCCATCATCCACGACCTCGTCCCGAACCTGGCCGTCATCGAAGCCCAGCTCGCCTCGCTCGGTGTCGCCATCGAAGCCGACGAGATCCTCCTGTTCGAGCGGACTTCGTTTCTTGTCGTGTCAAAGTGGGCCTCCCACGAGGGGGATAAGAACCCCTACGGCGACCGCTTCGAGCGCATGTCGAATATCCTCAAGTCGTGGAAGCACACCTGCAGCAAGTTCACGGGCACGCCGCGCAACGCCGAGCAGTTCTCCGAGTTTGAGTACAAGATGGGGAGCCACTTTAGCATGTTTGTCACCAAGTTTACCGCCAACACGTACATCTTGGTGTGTATGCCGccgggggaggcgaggttcAACAGCGCAAAGTTGAATGTGACGGCAGCAAGGTCGTGGTTCAGGTTTTTGGATGGGCCAGGCCCGGGGGCGGctgctcccgctgctgctgttcccgctgctgctgttccggGTGGGGGGCCGGTACAGCAGAGTCCGTATAGGGCTGTTGCGGGGAGTTATTACCCAGGAGCGTGA